Proteins encoded within one genomic window of Oncorhynchus masou masou isolate Uvic2021 chromosome 1, UVic_Omas_1.1, whole genome shotgun sequence:
- the dpep2 gene encoding dipeptidase 2, translated as MISWILHGGDFLNLGTNLMLCFLCGMTSGDPTTGSAFGLMTKYPLIDGHNDLALMLRILHDNRLSQVDLHNISKVATDINRLTTGHVGAQVFAAYVLCGAQAKDAVRLTLEQIDVINRMCTENPELELVTSAEGLNDTKRIACLISIEGGHSIDSSLPTLRMFYQLGVRSMALTHTCNTPWAESSSTIYDVYQRENDSLTDFGKDVVKEMNRLGMIVDLSHSSWATARAVLQISKAPVIFSHSSAHAVCNHSRNVPDDLLRELKENGGLIMVNLHSGFVACHGQANVSIVADHFTHIRKVVGSESIGIGGDFDGASKFPLGLEDVSKYPALIQELLKRHWTDYELSGVLRHNFLRVFKEVEKERDRQKAKGTLPSEAQIDLTRVQNPCRLVLRRPDHQTTKMEQMYSKGHSELVVPRSLVWTMVILISCLCVLMDH; from the exons ATGATATCGTGGATACTCCATGGAGGTGATTTTCTAAACCTGGGGACGAACTTGATGCTGTGTTTTCTCTGTGGGATGACATCGGGAGATCCTACAACAGGAAGTGCATTTGGCTTGATGACAAAATATCCTTTGATTGATGG acATAATGACCTAGCTTTGATGCTGAggattctccatgacaacagactgAGTCAGGTTGACCTGCACAACATCAGCAAAGTGGCCACGGACATCAACAGACTCACAACGGGACATGTCGGCGCTCAG GTGTTTGCAGCCTACGTGTTGTGTGGCGCCCAGGCGAAGGATGCTGTGAGGCTCACGCTAGAACAGATAGACGTGATCAACCGTATGTGTACAGAGAACCCGGAACTGGAGCTAGTTACATCTGCTGAAG GACTAAATGACACTAAGAGGATAGCATGTCTGATCAGCATTGAGGGAGGTCATTCTATAGACAGCAGCCTGCCAACCCTGCGTATGTTTTACCAGCTGGGGGTTCGCTCCatggccctcacacacacctgCAACACGCCTTG GGCTGAGTCCTCCTCAACAATTTATGATGTCTATCAAAGAGAAAATGACAGCCTAACAGACTTCGGTAAG gatgtgGTGAAGGAGATGAACAGATTGGGGATGATAGTAGACCTGTCCCATAGTTCCTGGGCCACAGCCAGGGCAGTACTGCAGATCTCTAAGGCTCCAGTTATTTTCAGCCACTCCTCAGCCCATGCCGTGTGTAACCACAGCCGCAATGTTCCTGATGACCTGCTCCGCGAACTG aaGGAGAACGGAGGACTCATCATGGTTAATCTGCACAGTGGGTTTGTGGCTTGCCATGGCCAAGCCAATGTCTCCATCGTGGCTG ACCATTTTACTCACATTAGGAAGGTGGTTGGATCTGAGTCAATAGGAATAGGAGGGGACTTTGATGGAGCTTCTAA GTTTCCTCTTGGATTAGAGGATGTGTCCAAGTATCCCGCTCTGATCCAGGAGCTGCTGAAGAGACACTGGACAGATTACGAGTTGTCCGGGGTCCTCAGACACAACTTCCTACGTGTGTTCAAGGAGGTCGAGAAA GAGCGTGACAGGCAGAAAGCGAAAGGAACTCTCCCCAGTGAAGCTCAGATCGACTTGACTAGGGTTCAGAACCCCtgcagactggtactcaggcgaCCTGACCACCAGACGACAAAGATGGAACAGATGTACTCCAAGGGCCACAGTGAACTGGTGGTCCCCAGGAGTCTGGTCTGGACCATGGTTATACTAATCTCCTGCCTCTGTGTTCTGATGGACCATTAA